GCTGGCAGAAAGGAGAGTGGACCATCTCCGTCGAAAGCACAGAGATATCTCGCTCGATTATGTGCTGCAACATAGCACTTGCGGAGATTGGGTTATCATTCTTTACGCTGAGTACGATTTCATCCTGACCGGTTTCGATATCATCGAGTCCAGGACAAGTTGGAAGAGGCCGGACGCGGTCGAGATGTATAATGCCTTGGTGGACGAGGGATATTGCGTGGTGGTCTATGTTCCGGACGATGTAAGAGATCACGTGATAAAGAGGATCAAAGAAATGGGAGGAAGAGAGAACATAAGGGTTTCCTCAATGAACAAACTCCTACCCATGGTTGTTGAGTAACAGGTCAAGAATTGAAGGAGCATGGATGAGAATTGGGGTGATCGCGTGCGACATGCTCCGCAAGGAGTTTGAAATCCTGGTGAAGGATGATCCAGACATTGTCCATGTCGAATACCTCGACTTTTCGCTTCATGCCGATCCAAAAATGTTGAAATCGACGATCGAAGAAAAGGTCAACGCCCTGGAGGGCAAGGTCGACGCCGTTCTCTTAGGATATGGGATGTGCAAAGGCCTCAAGAACATAGAGAAACGGCTGTCATTGCCAACGGTCATGCTGGAGGGAGATGATTGCGTGGACATCCTTCTTCCGCCTGAGGAATATGCTAAGGAGCTCAAGAAATGCGCCGGAACCTGGTTCGCCATCCCGGCCATCGCCGAGAGGCATGAAGAATACATAAACAAGACATTGAACCTGGATAGCTACGACAACGAAGAATATGATGCCAATTTCATTCTAAACATGGTGTTCGAGAACTATTCGAGATGTCTTTTCATCGATACTGGCGTAGAAGGACGGAAGGAATGTAAGCAGAAGTCTATCGAATTTGCGCAGAGCCACAACCTGCG
This genomic stretch from Methanomassiliicoccales archaeon harbors:
- a CDS encoding DUF1638 domain-containing protein; translated protein: MRIGVIACDMLRKEFEILVKDDPDIVHVEYLDFSLHADPKMLKSTIEEKVNALEGKVDAVLLGYGMCKGLKNIEKRLSLPTVMLEGDDCVDILLPPEEYAKELKKCAGTWFAIPAIAERHEEYINKTLNLDSYDNEEYDANFILNMVFENYSRCLFIDTGVEGRKECKQKSIEFAQSHNLRHDTRCGSIVGIYLGLEKAKTLAECITTLDSIWGFEKDEKGVRPDDSGDDPSNGPS